TGTCCACCTGGGGATGGGGAGGTGGGGATTCATGCCCACCTACAGATttagatcacaggtcacacacacactacccaaaagggtcttaggagtcagaatgcattttattaaggagcggtagttcaaatatagtcaaacacaacacacaatgaggatagacatacgaccatgacaagtagctggtattggtcccgatcggacagacagctggtgacacgaacagctcttctctgcaccgtctgccctgaaaagctctttagatatctctctcattctcttttcgGGTTGGGCCTGGGGTAAttaatggacaggaccatttaacccatgatatgtcgagttctttgtctcaactcttagatGAAAAACCATCCCCTTCCCATGAGCTCGCACCTTCTCTTGGACAGCTTTTTAATCTCTAGGTTCCTTGCTAGACCTCTTATCAAAGCCTGTTTTTGCGTTCTGCCCTTCTACCTCAGCTCTCTGTACAACTGATGTGATTGGAATCCTTCAATATCATCAACTTAGGCAAACTGCTGAGCGAGGGAACCCGTGTAGGACTATTGCTTACACCAGACATCAGCAGGCTTCCAGTACCACAGCTGACAAGCCATTTGTCTGTTCACCAAAACTGTGCATTTTGCCGTCGGGTCCCACTGGGGAGCAAGCAGGAGCATGGACACTGGGAGGTTCAGAGGTCGAGTGCAGCACCCTATCGCCGCCACAGTGAACCTACTGCAGACTGGACGTCAAAGCTCAAAACTCCCTAGTCAGTGCGGTTTAATACTGCGACTACCTTGACGCACTAAGTCACGGGGAATGGGGAGGAAACTGCTTGAAAAGACACACTTGTACACCCACTGGTGACTTGCGTTAACCAGGGGGGTATGTGTGGGTCAGGGGCGAATAATGAGAGTTTCAGGTCAGTGACAATAAAACCTATGATGCTGGAGACTGCCTGTAGCAACTGCATTTATCCCAGCCACATTTCAACCTCAAATCCTGCTGGACTTCTCGGAACAGAACGATACTCTCAAACTTCTTGAACAGGCAACAATAGGCTCTTTTGGCAGTCAGTGCTAACGGTAAGGTAGCTCAGCTGTCAAAGGGCTGGTGGATTTCCCCATGTGGTTCCCTCCAGCCACTGTTTCTctgccactgactgtaccgatcctcCTCGACGTGATTCATTTGTTCAAGCAGCCACCGTCTCCTGCAGTCATCCACCAGTAACCAGAGGGTCACTTCCTGGAAGACCTCACTGACAGAAACCTGAAACAGAAAACAATTAGGACATTTAAGATGAAACCCAGCACAATATGAACAATACAGTTAAAGTGGCGCGGGGGTGTAGCTGAACTGTGCCGTGGTGTGTCAGCACTGTGCTGACAATCACCACAAGCCCCTTTGTTGGCTGTGCTGATGGAAAGGTTCCTGGTAACAAACACCAAGATAAAATTCTCTAACAGGCATCAGAATAAATGTTCTTTTTTAATTTTGTGCTGTCAAGATAACAAAGAACAATGCTGAAAAGGGAATTGTTTCCATTTCTGGActctaaagcacgggttagatacagagtaaagctccctctacactgtgccatcaaacactcccagggcaggtacagcacataagaacataagaacataagaattaggaacaggagtaggccatctagcccctcgagccagctccgccattcaacaagatcacggttgatctggccgtggactcagctccacttacccgcccgctccccgtaacccttaattcccttattggttaaaaatctgtctatctgtgacttgaatacattcaatgagctagcctcaactgcttccttgggcagagaattccacagattcacaaccctctgggagaagattttccttctcaactcggttttaaattggctcccccgtattttgaggctgtaccccctagttctagtctccctgaccagtggaaacaacctctctgcctctatcttgtctatccctttcattattttaaatgtttctataagatcacccctcatccttctgaactccaatgagtaaagacccagtctactcaatctatcatcataaggtaaccccctcatctccggaatcagcctagtgaattgtctctgtatcccctccaaagccagtatatccttccttaagtaaggtgaccaaaactgcacgcagtactccaagtgcgacctcaccaataccctatacagttgcagcaggacatctctgcttttgtactccatccctctcgcaatgaaggccaacattccattcgccttcctgattacctgctgcacctgaaaactaactttttgggattcatgcacaaggacccccaggaccctctgcacctcagcatgttgtaatttctccccattcaaataatattcccttttactgttttttttcccccaaggtggatgacctcacactttccgacattgtattccatctgccaaaccttagcccattcgcttaacctatctaaatctctttgcagcctctctgtgtcctctgcacaacccgctttcccactaatctttgtgtcatctgcaaatgttgttacactacactctgtcccctcttccaggtcatctatgtatattgtaaacagttgtggtcccagcaccgatccctgtggcacaccactaaccaccgatttccaacccgaaaaggacccatttatcccgactctctgctttctgttagccagccaattctctatccatgctaatacatttcctctgactccgcgtacctctatcttctgcagtaaacttttgtgtggcaccttatcgaatgccttttggaaatctaaatacaccacatccatcggtacacctctatccaccatgctcgttatatcctcaaataattccagtaaattagttaaacatgatttccccttcatgaatccatgctgcgtctgcttgactgcactattcccatgtacatgtcccgctatttcttccttaatgatagcttcaagcattttccccactacagatgttaagctaaccggcctatagttacctgccttttgtctgcccccttttttaaacagaggcgtaacattaactgctttccaatccgctggtacctccccagagtccagagaattttggtagattataacgaatgcatctactataacttccgccatctcttttaataccctgggatgcatttcatcaggaccaggggacttgtctacctcgagtcccattagcctgtccagcactacccccctagtgatagtgattgtctcaaggtcctcccttcccacattcctgtgagaagcaatttttggcatggtttttgtgtcttccactgtgaagaccgaagcaaaataattgtttaaggtctcagccatttccacatttcccatgattaaatcccccttctcatcttctaagggaccaacatttactttagtcactcttttccattttatatatctgtaaaagcttttactatctgtttttatgttttgcgcaagtttaccttcgtaatctatctttcctttctttattgctttcttagtcattctttgctgttgtttaaaattttcccactaaccttggccaccttatacgcattggtctttaatttgatgctctcctttatttccttggttatccacggctggttatcccttctcttaccgcccttctttttcactggaatatatttttgttgagcactatgaaagagctccttaaaagtcctccactgttcctcaattgtgccaccgtttagtctgtgtttccagtctactttagccaactctgctctcatcccactgtagtcccctttgtttaagcatagtacactcgtttgagacacaacttcctcaccctcaatctgtattacaaattcaaccatactgtgatcactcattccaagaggatcttttactaggagatcgtttattttatcctgtctcattacacaggaccagatctaagatagcttgctcccttgtaggttctgtaacatattgttctaagaaacaatcccatatgcattctatgaattcctcctccaggctacctagtgcgatttgatttgaccaatcgatatgtaggttaaaatcccccatgactactgccgttcctttttcacatgcctccattattcccttgattattgcccgctccgtgaagttattatttgggggcctataaactacgcccaccagtgactttttccccttactatctctaatctccacccacaatgattcaacattttgttcattcgagccaatatcgtctctcacaactgccctgatatcatcctttattaacagagctaccccatctcctttcccttcttgtctatctttccgaattgtcagatacccctgtatgtttaattcccaatcttggccaccctgcaaccatgtttctgtaatggccaccaaatcacacccatttgtaatgatttgtgccgtcaactcatgtactttatttcgaatgctgcgtgcgtttaggtagagtgtttcaatcctagtttttaaaccatgatttttagttttgaccccctcctgcagcccttttatattcagtggccctttttgttttttgccttgggtttctctgccctccacttttactcatctcctttctgtcttttgcttttgtctcctttttgtttccctcgatctccctgcattggttcccatccccctgccatattagtttaactcctccccaacagcactagcaaacactcccccaggacagtggttccgctcctgcctaggtgcagaccgtccggtttgtaccggtcccacctcccccagaaccggttccaatgcccaaggaatttgaatacctccctactacaccactgctcaagccacgtattcatctgagctatcctgcgattcctactctgactagcacgtggcactggtagcaatcccgagattactacttttgaggtcctacgttttaatttagctcatatctccttaaattcgtctcatcccttttttttacctatatcgttggtaccaatgtgcatgacaactggcagttcaccctcccttttcagaatgtcctgcacccgctccgagacatccttgacccttgcacgggttagatacagagtaaaactccctctacactgtcccatgaaacactcccagggcaggtacagcacggggttagatacagagtaaacctcccttcacactatcccatcaaacactcccagggaaggtacagcatgggttagatacagagtaaacctccctctacactgtcccatcaaacactcccagggcaggtacagcatggggtcagatacagagtaaacctccctctacactatcccatcaaacactcccaggacaggtacagcatgggttagatacagagtaaaggtccttctacactatcccatcaaacactcccagggcaggtacagcacgggttagatacagtgtaacgctcactctacactatcccatcaaacacttccagggcaggtacagcacgattaGATACAGAACATGAGTCCGTACTTGCCCTGGGCGTGTTTCACGGGCAGTATATCCTGGGTCGCAGCTGAGTTCGCTGATCTGCTGCTtgggcaggagctggagctggagcaacACAATTCATCCCTCGGcttgcgagggagggggaaggataaTCAGCCAGGGGATCTGCTCCCGGTCACCACGCTGCTGGAAAGCCCGTGTGTGGGGAGGGCGGTTGAGTAGACGTTCGGCTTCTGCCGTGATGCCTGCCACAGTTCAACGGCCTGCCAACACtcagtgtctaggctcacacatgaagaaaggCCAGTTGGAGAAGTATATGTCCAGGCTTCAGACGAGGACAAGAGTGGGCTCAGCTGCAGTCCAGCACCCCAGGGTCTGTGCCTTCAAGAGGGCCGGGTAGAAAACTGAAGAGAAGTGGAAAACAAGATAGTCAAACTCCGTGTAATAGTGAAACTTGTAACTGAACAGAAACaggttaacagggtagatgctgagaggttgtttccctgggctggagtgtctagaaccaggagcacagtctcaggataaggggtcagccattgaagacagagatgaggaagaatttcttcactcagagggtggtgaatctttgcaattctctgccccagagggccgtggatgctgagtctctgaatatattcaaggctgagatcgatagatttttgaagtcctgggggaatcaagggatatggagattgggcgggaaaatggagttgaggtcgataatcagccatgatcttattgaatggcggagcaggctcgaggggccataggacctactcctgctcctatttcttatgttcttatgacacctggTATATTTATACAGATCCTACTAGTGAGTGGAGCAAGGTACAGTTCCATTGTAGAAATGGGAAATTAATACTTGGGGAAGGTGCGTTACCTCTTCAAAGTGAAAGTTTCGAAACATTGCGATGCTGATTGTATTTTCCAGGTTGATTTTGACTTGGAATTTTGTTATCCCCAGTTTAGTCACTCCTGAGGAAAAAAAGTAACCATGTAAACAAATATTTAGCACACAACCATCGTTTCACTGGTGCTCTGGTGTGTAATGGTTTTCCCGGTAGGTAACAAGCACAGCAGAGTGGGATCCGACCCCAACAGGAATCTCAGAATGGACAGAGTCTTCCTATTCAGACTGGAGCTGGCTGTTGTTGGCAGACATGTGGAAGCTCGCTCGGTGCTGGTGGATGAGGAGTAGTGCAGATAATAAATAGCAAGGAGCAAAGAGTGTATCCCTCGTGTCACAGAAGAGGTGACTGAGTTGGGAGATAACTGTTGGTTATGGTGACCCTGCGGACACTGTCACTGGATCAGCTATTACTGCTCCTCTCCACGTCTCCCTCCTGAATGtgcgttcacttgtgaacaaggcccttgccatccgtgGGCTTATTGTGGACGTTTGCATCGACATaatggccctgatggaaacctaATTAAGAGGCAATGACACCTTCCCCCTTAGTGAAGCCTCCCTGccgggctataccttccaccacttgcctcgCCCAACACGGCATGGTGACGGTGTGGCTCCTATCGCCAAATCACACCCTGGTCTGTCCCCGACTCCTCcgccaccttctcctcctttgagcatctcaccttgttccacctctcgcctctcatttcaaatcctcgttctctaccgcccCCCCAACAAGCACAATGCGAATTCTCTCACCGAGATATCGTCACcgctttcctccttcagcctctgcaccgagcgacttctcatcctcggtgatttcaacctccatctcaattcatcgtgcTCTCTCTCCATGAGTTCACTGCCATCCTATTCTCCCTTAATCTTTCCCTCCGTGTAAACTCTCCCACCCATATTGATGGCCATCTCCTTGACCTTGCTATCTCAGGGGGCCTCATTAttcccattgtgtcaatcgcagataaggccatctctgatcacttcctcgtatcgctctccacccacatcccccttccccctcacaATCCTACTTCCTCCTGTGTCCAACCCTGGACAATACTCCCAATTCACTTGGAACTGCACTTCCAAAATCCCAATTGTCCGGCCTTTGGCCATCCATTCACCACACATTTCTGCAGGACCCGagttgctcaaccacaccctcacctccatctttgatgccctagtcctctATTACTCTCACCGTGgttgttccccctggtacagctctcagctctgctcccttaagtccaagagacacagacttgaacagatatgacagaatggtttagccattcatcgccagatctgactggaccacatacagcactctgccaaaactgctcactattccagaatcgtcctggaatgcaaagataaaccctggcttcttttccctactgcaaaccatcttcttaaacccctctcccgtctcctccactctcacctccaacaacaattgCGAGGACCTTGTGGACTTCCTTGTCTCGAAGACTGAGATCATGTGTTCATCTCTCTCAGCGacttccccccttcccccagctCTACCTCTAAggcccccccaaccccaacccaccctgaactcgcatctttcttcagtttcccagtttctctcctatctctcaATCTCTGATCTCATCTTGCtcatgaatcatagaaatttacagcacagaaggaggccatttcggccattcgtgtccgtgccggccgacaaagagctatccagcctaatcccactttccagttcttggtccgtagccctgcaggttacaagggcatatccaagtactttacaAATGTGgttagagtttctgcctctaccaccctttcaggcagtgagttccagacccccaccaccctctgggtgaagacatttcccctcaaatcccctctcaaccttctaccaattactttaaatctatgccccctgattgttgaccacaaaggtaacaggtccttcctatccactctatccaggcccctcataatcttatacacttcaatcagatcttccctcagccgcctctgttccaaagaaaatagacccagtatctccagtctttcctcatagccgaaactctccagtgcaggcaacattcttgtaaatctcctctgtactttccagtgcaatcacatctttcttgtaatgtggtgaccagaactgcacgcagtactccagctgcagcctaaccagtcttttatacagttcaagtataacctccttgctcttgtattccatgcctcgacttataaaggcaagtatttcatattcCATATTCcatatgagacccacctcctgctccctcgaccctattcccaccaaactgttgaccacccaaattCCTTTCCTGGAGATaaagttatttatttatttttaaagtagTACCAGAAACATTAAAGTACAAACATCCAAAAGGGGTGTGTTAGTGATGGAGACGGAATTAGTGTGTGTGTTCTCACcgtaatacatcatcatcatcgttaCTTCCTTGCCAAATCCCTTTCCTCTGTAACTGGGCtcttaaaaaaacaaacaaaagcaCGGAGTGTTTAATATTACCGTGTGTATCGCACAGAATACAGTGCACCAGTACAAATATCATGTGTATCACAGAGTTTCAAGTCAACCAATAGAACTACCATGTGTCGGTATTTGCAGAGGGGTCCCCGGAAGTGCGTCAATATTGCAGAGGGGTCTCCGGAAGtgcgtcaatatttgcagagggggttcccgggagtgcgtCAATACTTTcagaggggtccctgggagtgcgtcaatatttgcagaggggtccctgggagtgcgtcaatatttgcagaggggtCACTATCAATGATCCCGCCTAATTTATTTTTTGGATGCACGGATTTAATTTACACTAATTTAGTTTAATATCGCCGTGTGTATCACACAGATTACAGGGCACCAGTACAAATACCACGTGTAATAGAGAGTACAAAGTGAACCAGTAGAACTAccctgtgtcagtatttgcagggaagtCCCCAGGTATGTGTAAATATTTGCAGAGGGGTCCCCGGGAGcgcgtcaatatttgcagaggggaCCCCGGGAGTGTCTCATTACTTGCAgacggatccccgggagtgtgtcaatatttcagaggggtccccaggagtgtgttaatatttgcagaggggtctctgggagtgcgtcaatatttgcagaggggtcctcggagtgtatcaatatttgcagaggAGTCCCTGAGAGTGCGCCAATATTTGCAGAGGGGTCCCTAGCAATGAGCCCGCCCAATTTATTTTTTGGGTGCACGGatttaatttacacttccttctcagtccttgtgctgttaatttagcaatccttcaatctgattggttaaggagatactcaGTGGCTTGCCCGGTTCACACTACTCCCAGATACCCGTCTCCCTCGCTGCGacgtatcagctcgcactttcaccaACTTTCGGTGCAAAATATCGTCAACGTTAAAGCAGGCAAGACCAAGTCCATCTAACGACAGACGCCGTTGGGCTCACTCCGACAGCAAATTAAGGCCCAATATGAATATTTTACACATTCcaacagtaacttgtatttatatagcgcctttaatgtagtaaaacgtcccaaggcgcttcacagcagtgttataagacgaaaaagaaattgacaccgagccacacaagaaattacggcagatgaccaaaagcttggtcaacgaggtacgttttaaaggaggaaagagaggtagagaaggaggagaggtttagggagggagttccagagcttagggcccaggcacctgaaagcacggccaccgataatggagcgattaaaatcagggatgctcaggaggacagaatttgtggagggcagacatctcgggaggggggggggggttgtaaggctggaggagattacagagatagggaggggtgaggccatggagggatttgtaaacaaggatgagaattttgaaatcattaCTAAAATCCCAGTGACAGTGCTGTAACTGGGAACTAACCTGCAATCATGATTTCAATTTCAGCCATTGTGGGGTCTTCAGGATCTGTGAGGAACACATTCACATCTCCCACCATGCAGTCTTCTTCTGTACACAAACCACTCACCCATCTCAGCTTGTCCAACACTATGAAGGTACATTCTGTTGAAATATGAGGACAGAGTGTCAAAGTTCAGATATTTAAATATAGCCTCCACAGCATATGGGGAGCACGTTCACGCTAACACAATTTGCCTGTTATACGCGCTGTGCGGTAAAACCATAATGAAAgattgaaagacttggatttatatagcgtcttttacgaccaacggacatctcaaagctctttacagccaattaagtacttttacagTGTAgtggctgttgtaatgtgggaaacccggcagccaatttacgcacagcaagctcccacaaacagcaatacgataatgatcagagaatctgtttttatgttatgttgattgagggataaatattggaggcTGTAG
Above is a window of Pristiophorus japonicus isolate sPriJap1 chromosome 16, sPriJap1.hap1, whole genome shotgun sequence DNA encoding:
- the LOC139226603 gene encoding alpha/beta-tubulin-N-acetyltransferase 9-like isoform X1 gives rise to the protein MRLNADLVLWGRAAALVPYTARHVPRYHQWMKSEELQKLTASEPLTLEQEYQMQRSWREDADKCTFIVLDKLRWVSGLCTEEDCMVGDVNVFLTDPEDPTMAEIEIMIAEPSYRGKGFGKEVTMMMMYYGVTKLGITKFQVKINLENTISIAMFRNFHFEEVSVSEVFQEVTLWLLVDDCRRRWLLEQMNHVEEDRYSQWQRNSGWREPHGEIHQPFDS
- the LOC139226603 gene encoding alpha/beta-tubulin-N-acetyltransferase 9-like isoform X2: MRLNADLVLWGRAAALVPYTARHVPRYHQWMKSEELQKLTASEPLTLEQEYQMQRSWREDADKCTFIVLDKLRWVSGLCTEEDCMVGDVNVFLTDPEDPTMAEIEIMIAEPSYRGKGFGKEVTMMMMYYGFCQ